The Phycisphaeraceae bacterium genome window below encodes:
- the dtd gene encoding D-aminoacyl-tRNA deacylase — protein MRALIQRVRRASVSVDDEVVGQIERGYAILLGVGPEDTEAISKRLAEKIAGLRLFPDEHGRFDRSLLDVGGGALVVSQFTLFADARKGRRPSFIGAAQPVVAGPLCDRFCQDLRDAGVAQVASGRFGADMLVSIENDGPVTLWLDTVELGF, from the coding sequence ATGAGGGCATTGATCCAACGCGTCCGCAGGGCATCAGTGAGTGTCGATGACGAAGTCGTTGGCCAGATCGAGCGAGGCTACGCCATCCTGCTGGGCGTCGGTCCGGAGGACACTGAAGCGATCTCCAAACGCCTCGCGGAGAAGATCGCCGGGCTGCGGCTATTCCCGGATGAGCATGGGCGGTTCGATCGGTCGCTGCTGGATGTGGGGGGTGGGGCTTTGGTGGTTTCCCAGTTCACCCTGTTTGCTGATGCTCGCAAGGGCAGGCGTCCGAGCTTCATTGGCGCGGCTCAGCCAGTTGTTGCAGGCCCGCTTTGCGACCGCTTCTGTCAGGACCTTCGGGACGCTGGGGTGGCACAAGTGGCATCGGGGCGGTTTGGTGCGGACATGCTGGTGAGCATCGAGAACGATGGACCGGTGACGCTGTGGCTGGATACGGTCGAGCTTGGCTTCTGA
- the ftsY gene encoding signal recognition particle-docking protein FtsY, with product MGLFSSAFTKLKSALTRTREASTATLRSFLTGQRLSHDLIRRIERVLIEADVGVKTAVELRKDVEAAYDRGEMETGDEALVFLQDQLTAYFPDEDRTLNLQPTGLTVILVAGVNGAGKTTSIAKLCHRLREENKSVVLGACDTFRAAAVDQLEIWSERLGVQVVKGQQGGDPAAVAFDAVEAALARNADVLILDTAGRLHTQEPLMRQLTKIQSIIQRKVPDAPHEVLLVIDATTGQNGVNQAKVFSQAIAVTGIFLTKLDGTARGGIVIAIREQLGLPVKLVGTGETPQDVSAFEPSDFVRALFAE from the coding sequence ATGGGCCTTTTCTCCAGCGCATTTACCAAGCTCAAGTCCGCACTCACCCGCACCCGAGAGGCGTCCACCGCGACCCTCCGCTCGTTCCTGACCGGACAACGCTTGTCCCACGACCTGATCCGACGTATCGAGCGTGTCCTCATCGAAGCCGACGTTGGCGTGAAGACCGCTGTGGAACTCCGCAAGGACGTCGAGGCCGCCTATGACCGTGGAGAGATGGAGACCGGCGACGAGGCCCTGGTCTTCCTCCAAGATCAACTCACCGCCTACTTCCCGGATGAAGACCGCACGCTCAACCTCCAACCCACCGGACTGACCGTCATCCTGGTGGCTGGCGTCAACGGCGCGGGTAAGACAACCTCGATCGCCAAACTCTGTCACCGGCTACGCGAAGAGAACAAGTCCGTGGTCCTCGGTGCCTGCGACACCTTCCGAGCCGCCGCGGTCGATCAGCTCGAGATCTGGTCCGAGCGGCTCGGCGTCCAGGTCGTCAAAGGCCAGCAGGGGGGTGATCCTGCCGCTGTCGCATTTGATGCGGTCGAGGCCGCCCTGGCACGGAACGCCGATGTCCTCATCCTCGACACCGCAGGCCGACTGCACACGCAGGAACCGCTGATGCGGCAGCTCACCAAGATCCAGTCCATCATCCAGCGGAAGGTGCCCGATGCCCCTCACGAGGTGCTGCTCGTCATCGACGCCACGACCGGTCAGAACGGTGTCAATCAGGCCAAGGTCTTCTCGCAGGCGATCGCCGTGACCGGCATCTTCCTGACCAAGCTCGACGGGACCGCCCGAGGCGGGATCGTCATCGCCATCCGCGAGCAGCTCGGTCTCCCGGTCAAGCTCGTGGGCACCGGCGAAACCCCCCAGGATGTCAGCGCCTTCGAGCCCTCCGACTTCGTCAGGGCTTTGTTTGCCGAGTGA
- the galK gene encoding galactokinase: MAASDPLAQQALAAFRAAYSAEAEVVAAAPGRVNLIGEHTDYNDGFVLPMAIDRRTVLAARRQSDSVARIRAEGFEGEAVIDLTQPIARGMPDWSNYVRGTLAFSLEAGLDVPGFDAVIVSDVPTGAGLSSSAALEVATATLAEALAGRQLDPVQKALLCQRAEHEFAGMPCGLMDQFISAMGQEGHALLIDCRTHVTRQVALDDEDLAVLIIDSRVKHALVDGAYAQRRAACEKAAEALGVRALRDAGLAVLQAHRDRLDEITFRRARHVITENDRTLRAADLAQSHDWTGFGRLMLESHASMRDDFKITTAELDRLVDLLMSLGGSNAYGSRMTGGGFGGCTVSLVRSDAANDLAGEVAAAYQQAFGVEPRWFVTTPSAGGRVI, from the coding sequence ATGGCCGCATCTGATCCCCTTGCTCAGCAGGCGTTGGCCGCCTTTCGCGCAGCCTATTCCGCGGAGGCAGAAGTCGTCGCGGCGGCGCCGGGCCGAGTGAATCTCATCGGCGAGCACACCGATTACAACGATGGCTTCGTGCTACCGATGGCGATTGATCGGCGGACCGTCCTGGCCGCACGACGACAATCGGATTCTGTCGCTCGCATCCGCGCCGAGGGCTTCGAGGGTGAAGCGGTCATTGATCTGACGCAACCGATCGCCAGGGGGATGCCGGATTGGTCGAACTACGTCCGCGGAACACTGGCGTTCAGCCTGGAGGCTGGTTTGGACGTGCCAGGGTTTGATGCGGTGATCGTGAGTGATGTTCCCACGGGAGCTGGGCTCTCTTCGTCGGCGGCTTTGGAAGTGGCGACCGCGACACTAGCCGAAGCGCTCGCCGGGCGTCAGCTTGATCCGGTGCAAAAGGCATTGCTGTGCCAGCGAGCTGAGCACGAGTTCGCCGGGATGCCTTGCGGGCTGATGGATCAGTTCATCTCTGCGATGGGTCAGGAAGGTCACGCCCTGCTGATCGACTGCCGGACCCACGTGACCCGACAGGTCGCGCTCGATGACGAGGACCTGGCGGTGCTGATTATTGATTCACGGGTGAAGCACGCTCTCGTGGATGGAGCCTATGCGCAGCGCCGGGCAGCTTGTGAGAAGGCAGCAGAGGCACTGGGCGTCAGAGCACTCCGTGACGCTGGCCTTGCTGTACTCCAAGCCCACCGTGACCGGCTCGATGAGATCACGTTCCGGCGGGCTCGGCATGTGATCACCGAAAATGATCGCACGCTTCGTGCTGCTGACCTCGCGCAGTCTCACGACTGGACGGGCTTCGGTCGGCTCATGCTCGAGAGTCATGCCTCGATGCGTGATGACTTCAAGATCACAACCGCGGAGCTGGATCGACTGGTTGATCTGTTGATGTCGCTGGGCGGATCGAACGCCTACGGCAGCAGAATGACCGGTGGGGGCTTTGGCGGGTGCACGGTGAGCCTGGTCAGGTCCGATGCGGCCAATGATCTTGCTGGCGAAGTTGCCGCTGCTTACCAACAAGCCTTTGGCGTCGAACCTCGCTGGTTCGTCACCACACCTTCTGCGGGCGGGCGAGTGATCTAG
- a CDS encoding DUF2339 domain-containing protein: protein MDIIWILLGVVLLVTPVGLILCWVWIAGLNRRLIRLEEAINRDGDADTHGVDVPEGRLERLNLRLRELRHASSDEAASAQDAGVVTPSQIKEPEPVLDDGGKRPALDHESVECERADVTGPESQGSPEEPPADEAMSSEPVVSSGQDIVAKESFEEALGSRILVWVGGVALALAGGFLVKYSWDNNLLSPEVRLLLAACFGLVCIGVASWMHPQAARVASALAGAGVAILYGVNFAATSVYEFIGPTLGFITMAGITACAVMLSLRHGAYVALLALVGGFLSPAFIGDPDGSVVGLFAYLVLLQVGMVIVTRRRGWSGLSGLSLVGTLVWAILMAIFDATEQGRFWGSLLLIVSAVLYVLNAARVDRGPDAQQRAGTLTSGSLSLTAIGAALALLGLFTAQGGYGLSELVMLAAMSAGVLVLARLDRRYLAMPWIALVVSLVLLVSSSQELDAALTQQIALLYGSLFAAGASLCMLSGSRDRSTIILSATGAWPFALSLLFVQPDVQLWMLSWWALAISGAGYVVLSAVMLSRNRLASSVLLVAGLGWITWSLGTGLQEPWLATAWMSLGWIAARFTPWVRHGSLPKWSLLWLGVLSGLSLGWLCGQQAWATTWYTVTVYGSCAGLAAAIAWCLRGDRLIRWRDGYAVAAAIIPLVAGTRLIHQGFHGQEVLAEPSGLVEIGSYTLLLLAYPLGLALAARLARWGAAVERTASVIAMGASLLTVAGLGLMANPFVTNDPILGWPVINLITVFYLPAGALLLALAFQPSLLSKDAATAVGSIGLGVLGLMLILLIRHTFIGSASGLLMTLPRALEWSVHVTVFLLAAETLRYIQLPNHDELSRTASRVFLVMGWLATVGLVLPGSPLWLGQVVGEWPIFNELLPAYGIPMLLFAWLASRLERDPARRSEVVLCAVTALFLAFVLVTLQVRQAFNGSDILIQEQTIAQTEWYAYSLSWIVLGVSLLIGGLLRRNRWLRIGSLVIILMAVGKVFLLDTAHLEGLLRVVSFLGLGLTLIAIGFLYQRFVFSSSSPSQA from the coding sequence ATGGACATCATCTGGATTCTTCTTGGGGTTGTTTTGCTGGTCACGCCAGTGGGACTGATCCTGTGCTGGGTCTGGATCGCGGGGCTCAATCGACGGCTGATCCGGCTGGAGGAAGCGATCAATCGCGATGGTGACGCTGATACGCATGGAGTGGATGTACCGGAAGGCAGGCTGGAGCGACTCAACCTCAGGCTTCGAGAGCTGCGTCATGCATCCAGCGACGAGGCCGCGAGTGCTCAGGACGCGGGTGTCGTTACACCTTCTCAAATCAAGGAACCCGAACCAGTTCTAGATGATGGTGGCAAGAGGCCTGCGCTTGACCACGAATCCGTGGAATGTGAGCGTGCGGATGTCACAGGGCCAGAATCGCAGGGTTCACCTGAGGAGCCTCCGGCTGATGAGGCGATGTCGTCTGAGCCAGTCGTATCCTCTGGTCAGGACATTGTTGCCAAAGAGAGTTTTGAGGAGGCATTGGGTTCACGGATCCTGGTCTGGGTTGGAGGTGTGGCGTTAGCGCTAGCCGGGGGATTCCTCGTCAAGTATTCATGGGACAACAACCTGCTTTCTCCAGAGGTCAGGCTGCTGCTTGCTGCATGCTTTGGTCTGGTTTGCATAGGGGTGGCTTCGTGGATGCACCCTCAAGCTGCACGCGTGGCTTCGGCGTTGGCCGGAGCCGGCGTAGCGATTCTGTATGGCGTGAACTTTGCGGCCACCAGTGTCTACGAGTTCATCGGACCGACTCTAGGCTTTATCACCATGGCGGGCATCACAGCATGTGCCGTCATGCTGTCGTTGCGTCACGGGGCGTATGTCGCCCTGCTCGCATTGGTTGGTGGATTTCTCAGCCCAGCCTTTATTGGTGACCCAGATGGCTCAGTGGTTGGGCTGTTTGCCTACCTCGTCCTTCTGCAGGTCGGGATGGTCATCGTTACTCGGCGTCGCGGCTGGAGTGGTCTATCGGGATTGAGCCTCGTTGGTACGCTCGTCTGGGCAATCCTTATGGCGATCTTCGATGCGACCGAACAAGGGCGTTTTTGGGGCTCTTTGTTGCTGATCGTGTCAGCAGTCCTCTATGTGCTCAATGCCGCCCGTGTGGACCGTGGGCCAGATGCCCAGCAACGTGCAGGGACTCTTACCTCAGGATCGTTATCGCTGACAGCAATCGGTGCGGCGCTCGCTCTGCTCGGGCTCTTCACGGCTCAGGGTGGGTACGGCTTGAGCGAGTTAGTCATGCTCGCAGCGATGTCTGCGGGGGTGTTGGTTCTGGCTCGGTTGGACCGACGTTACCTAGCGATGCCGTGGATCGCCCTTGTTGTCAGCCTTGTTCTCTTGGTCAGTTCATCTCAGGAGTTGGATGCCGCGTTGACGCAGCAGATTGCGCTGCTGTACGGCAGTCTATTTGCTGCGGGCGCAAGTTTGTGCATGCTATCGGGTTCGCGCGATCGGTCGACCATTATCCTTTCTGCGACCGGGGCGTGGCCCTTCGCTTTATCACTCCTTTTTGTTCAGCCGGATGTGCAACTGTGGATGCTGAGTTGGTGGGCACTGGCTATCAGCGGAGCGGGTTACGTCGTTCTCTCTGCGGTCATGCTCAGCCGCAATCGACTTGCCTCGTCTGTCTTGCTCGTCGCGGGCCTGGGGTGGATAACTTGGTCTTTGGGAACTGGCCTTCAAGAACCTTGGCTCGCTACAGCCTGGATGTCACTTGGCTGGATCGCGGCTCGCTTCACGCCCTGGGTGCGACACGGCAGCCTGCCCAAATGGTCACTGCTCTGGCTCGGTGTTCTCTCGGGGCTCTCACTGGGTTGGTTGTGCGGTCAGCAGGCATGGGCCACGACCTGGTATACGGTGACGGTCTACGGGTCTTGCGCGGGACTTGCAGCCGCTATTGCATGGTGCCTCCGTGGCGACCGTTTGATTCGTTGGCGTGATGGCTACGCAGTCGCTGCGGCCATCATCCCCTTAGTGGCAGGTACCAGGCTGATCCATCAGGGGTTCCACGGTCAGGAGGTCTTGGCAGAGCCCTCTGGGCTCGTGGAGATCGGGAGCTACACGCTCTTGCTCCTCGCTTATCCGTTAGGCCTGGCTCTTGCTGCTCGCTTGGCGCGATGGGGCGCTGCCGTCGAACGCACGGCATCCGTGATCGCGATGGGTGCAAGCCTGCTGACCGTAGCGGGCTTGGGGCTAATGGCCAATCCTTTCGTGACCAACGATCCGATCCTCGGATGGCCAGTCATCAACCTGATCACGGTGTTCTATCTTCCCGCCGGGGCACTCTTGCTGGCCCTCGCATTTCAGCCCTCGCTGCTCAGCAAGGATGCTGCGACGGCAGTTGGGTCGATCGGGCTTGGTGTGCTGGGACTCATGCTGATTCTGTTGATCCGGCACACCTTCATCGGATCAGCCTCGGGCCTACTCATGACTCTGCCCAGAGCTCTGGAGTGGTCGGTTCATGTGACTGTGTTCCTGCTGGCAGCCGAAACACTCCGATATATTCAGTTGCCAAATCACGACGAACTATCGAGAACCGCCTCAAGGGTATTCCTCGTGATGGGTTGGCTGGCGACCGTTGGCTTGGTTCTTCCGGGAAGCCCGCTATGGCTTGGGCAGGTAGTTGGGGAATGGCCCATCTTCAACGAGTTGTTGCCAGCCTATGGCATACCGATGTTGTTGTTTGCCTGGCTTGCCAGCCGTCTTGAGAGGGATCCAGCTCGACGAAGTGAGGTCGTCCTGTGTGCCGTGACGGCATTGTTCCTGGCCTTTGTGCTCGTCACGCTACAGGTCAGGCAGGCTTTTAACGGCTCGGACATCCTGATCCAGGAGCAGACGATTGCTCAGACGGAGTGGTATGCCTACTCGCTATCCTGGATCGTCCTCGGCGTGTCCTTGCTCATCGGTGGTCTGCTAAGAAGAAATCGCTGGCTGCGCATAGGATCTCTGGTGATCATTCTGATGGCCGTGGGCAAGGTTTTCCTTCTTGATACGGCCCATCTCGAGGGCTTGCTCAGGGTTGTGAGTTTCCTGGGGCTTGGCCTAACGCTGATCGCGATAGGCTTCCTCTATCAGCGATTTGTCTTTTCATCGAGTTCCCCGAGTCAAGCCTAG
- a CDS encoding glycoside hydrolase family 2 TIM barrel-domain containing protein translates to MMQSPLVLLGLLIILAMGSLVNAQPTHVTIEQTETNGWRLLVDGEPYRIKGAGGNHSMAELAAAGGNTTRTWGVHDKTGDVLDEAHRNGLKVVVGIWLGHPRHGFDYSDIEQVAAQYQHVRRSVEKHKDHPALLMWGLGNEMEHGDGESNAAVWSHLEASAALIKELDPHHPVMTVFAEINREKLAAVHQLCPSIDVIGSNSYGGAASFPARYRDAGGTLPYVIAEFGPLGTWEVPKDEHGMVLEQTSTEKAEFYEEVYLALEADTEMCLGSFAFLWSHKQEATHTWFGMWLPDGNKVGSVDAMTRLWSGRPPANLCPTIEPIEALDGTSGLPGTVLRFTVAASDPEGATLQAKWLFKAESDRYITGGDAQAVPQRLDSALIEADAQHAVVRLPDQPGNYRLHVAVYDGQGAAATANVPLRVFER, encoded by the coding sequence ATGATGCAAAGCCCGCTGGTGCTGCTTGGTCTTTTGATCATTCTGGCGATGGGGTCCCTGGTGAACGCCCAGCCAACTCATGTCACCATCGAGCAGACCGAAACGAACGGCTGGCGTCTGCTCGTTGATGGCGAGCCCTACCGTATCAAGGGTGCCGGCGGTAACCACAGCATGGCGGAACTGGCGGCCGCAGGCGGGAACACCACACGCACCTGGGGCGTGCACGACAAAACAGGTGATGTGCTCGACGAAGCGCACCGAAACGGTCTCAAAGTCGTGGTCGGCATCTGGCTCGGCCATCCGCGTCACGGCTTTGACTACAGCGATATCGAGCAGGTCGCCGCGCAGTACCAGCACGTCCGCAGGTCTGTCGAGAAGCACAAGGATCACCCGGCCCTGCTGATGTGGGGGCTCGGCAACGAGATGGAGCACGGCGATGGCGAATCCAACGCGGCGGTCTGGTCTCATCTCGAAGCCAGTGCGGCTCTGATCAAGGAACTCGACCCGCATCACCCGGTCATGACCGTCTTTGCCGAGATCAATCGAGAAAAACTCGCAGCTGTTCACCAGCTCTGCCCATCGATCGATGTCATCGGTTCCAACAGCTACGGCGGGGCCGCGTCGTTCCCGGCACGATACCGTGACGCTGGCGGGACACTGCCCTACGTCATCGCCGAGTTCGGCCCCCTCGGCACCTGGGAAGTACCCAAGGATGAGCACGGCATGGTGCTCGAGCAGACGAGCACCGAGAAGGCAGAGTTCTATGAAGAAGTCTATCTCGCGCTCGAAGCGGATACGGAGATGTGCCTGGGGTCATTCGCGTTCCTCTGGAGCCACAAGCAGGAGGCCACGCACACCTGGTTCGGGATGTGGTTGCCCGATGGGAACAAGGTCGGTTCGGTCGATGCGATGACCCGACTCTGGTCCGGCCGCCCGCCCGCGAATCTCTGCCCAACGATCGAGCCGATCGAGGCCTTGGACGGCACCTCGGGTCTGCCCGGTACCGTGCTGCGATTCACTGTGGCGGCAAGCGATCCGGAGGGCGCCACGCTACAAGCCAAATGGCTGTTCAAGGCCGAGTCAGACCGCTACATCACTGGCGGAGACGCCCAGGCCGTACCGCAGCGCCTGGATTCAGCCCTGATCGAAGCCGATGCGCAACATGCGGTCGTTCGGCTTCCCGATCAACCGGGCAACTATCGGCTCCACGTCGCCGTCTACGACGGCCAGGGTGCCGCAGCAACGGCGAACGTGCCGCTGAGGGTGTTCGAGCGGTAA
- a CDS encoding prepilin-type N-terminal cleavage/methylation domain-containing protein, with product MNARRTGFTLIELLVVISIIALLIGILLPALGAARNTARGMSCLSNQRQIGIALFGWTLDNKDLYPPGFINGESDYSVIIAGYFGGSQSSYNSGDDPSKDAFTCASAAVDGGSLHYSVNMLVMPLYLSGMPQYNTRKLISPATGNLSGGTNGVPEYSTSFHRRGSETIVLADGGQTTQALSINSEIGDSFAVLENLDFGGGKGPSAGGVDDPQDYYNSSDINNKEVINEGGNVDGITKLGADGVADLRWRHGGGSESGGDAGSVNALYADGHASAQARGSILKKNVRPDAPPGY from the coding sequence ATGAACGCACGACGGACCGGTTTTACACTTATTGAACTGCTGGTGGTGATCTCCATCATCGCGCTGCTGATCGGCATCCTCCTGCCGGCGCTTGGGGCGGCCAGGAACACGGCGCGAGGGATGTCGTGTCTGTCTAATCAAAGACAGATTGGTATTGCACTCTTTGGTTGGACGCTCGACAACAAAGATCTCTATCCACCAGGATTTATCAATGGAGAGTCGGACTATAGTGTGATCATTGCAGGCTATTTTGGCGGATCACAATCAAGTTACAACTCGGGTGACGATCCCTCCAAAGATGCATTTACTTGCGCTTCAGCTGCGGTCGATGGAGGTAGTCTGCACTATTCGGTCAACATGCTGGTGATGCCTCTCTACCTCAGTGGTATGCCACAATACAACACCCGTAAGCTCATCAGTCCAGCTACCGGTAATCTTTCGGGCGGGACCAACGGGGTACCTGAGTACAGCACAAGCTTCCACCGGCGTGGCTCCGAAACTATCGTACTAGCTGACGGTGGTCAGACTACGCAAGCACTTTCCATCAATAGTGAAATCGGTGACAGTTTTGCGGTTCTCGAGAATCTCGACTTCGGTGGCGGCAAGGGGCCTTCTGCAGGTGGAGTCGATGATCCTCAAGACTACTACAATTCTTCTGACATCAATAACAAGGAAGTAATCAACGAAGGGGGTAACGTAGACGGTATCACGAAGCTCGGTGCTGATGGCGTCGCCGATCTCAGATGGCGCCACGGCGGTGGCTCGGAGTCTGGGGGTGATGCTGGCAGCGTGAATGCTCTCTACGCCGACGGCCACGCTTCGGCTCAGGCTCGTGGTTCGATCCTCAAGAAGAACGTCCGGCCTGACGCCCCTCCTGGATACTGA
- a CDS encoding family 16 glycosylhydrolase, giving the protein MNRTACMTTRTLLTTLMIGSVGTIASADAPKVLLEDNFTGTGNVAYEAWRLPADGPAAFYGRTQAKVDPAIDTPQQIGGNAVLQLDTYFPDDPGAAFHGAEMISKRVFARGGGISMEWRSRIDLTTVPAGVGGLVNGLFSYNVTRTDTGGLPVRDELDWELLTNEIVNGNNRPFTNTYSEEGFVGPTGDAAFISPGQDLGAFHNYRIDWKRDRVEWYRDDVLVRTETNRVPDDPMTVRANLWATDSGFSDAFDNALQTAATLGANQEIEAQVDFIKVKELGAAFDANLSTTRRSDNLLVDPSHVAPLTSPDSNFVGGWQTFSNAFATATPSFEGVTAFDGDNAAAKFFGSFFSGGDSVLIQRVEEQEGQVFDGKEFEATVRMLTPSADGIVGTQNIALTVVQFFDESFNLITEPFNPAPGIALNGEVATIIDGRIATTPTDTWVESNLAVKAPVGTHAIEIVHVFVQTANNFENGFIAEGGAVWIDGNELVMLTDILDADMDGDVDVDDLDLVLMSGGDADSTDPIDINQDGSITSQDALDWLTEYGSLPGDTNLDGEVDLIDLSALASNFDTAGDGWATGDFNGDGVVDLIDLSTLASNFGNSASAVPIPEPASAVLLGLAALALRRR; this is encoded by the coding sequence ATGAATCGCACCGCCTGCATGACCACCCGAACCCTGTTGACCACCCTGATGATCGGTTCCGTCGGCACCATCGCCTCGGCCGACGCACCGAAGGTCCTCCTTGAAGACAACTTCACGGGCACCGGCAACGTCGCCTACGAAGCCTGGCGGCTCCCCGCTGACGGCCCAGCTGCTTTCTACGGCCGGACCCAGGCGAAGGTTGACCCGGCCATCGACACGCCCCAGCAGATTGGCGGCAACGCCGTTCTCCAGCTCGATACCTACTTCCCGGACGATCCCGGCGCGGCGTTCCACGGCGCCGAGATGATTTCCAAGCGTGTTTTCGCTCGTGGCGGGGGGATCTCGATGGAGTGGCGCTCACGCATCGACCTCACCACCGTCCCCGCAGGCGTTGGCGGGCTCGTCAACGGCCTGTTCTCGTACAACGTGACCCGCACGGACACCGGTGGCTTGCCGGTCCGTGATGAGCTCGACTGGGAACTGCTCACGAACGAGATCGTCAACGGTAACAACCGCCCGTTCACCAACACCTACTCCGAAGAAGGCTTCGTCGGACCGACCGGTGATGCTGCCTTCATTAGCCCGGGGCAGGACCTTGGGGCGTTCCACAACTATCGCATTGACTGGAAGCGCGACCGGGTGGAGTGGTACCGCGATGACGTGTTGGTGCGGACCGAGACAAACCGAGTCCCCGATGATCCCATGACTGTCCGCGCTAACCTCTGGGCCACCGACTCGGGCTTTAGCGACGCCTTCGACAACGCCCTCCAGACCGCCGCGACCCTGGGTGCGAACCAGGAGATCGAGGCCCAGGTCGATTTCATCAAGGTCAAGGAGTTGGGGGCTGCGTTTGATGCGAACCTCTCGACGACCCGACGCAGCGACAACCTATTGGTCGATCCCAGCCACGTTGCCCCGTTAACTTCACCTGACAGTAACTTCGTGGGCGGGTGGCAGACGTTTAGTAACGCCTTCGCGACCGCCACACCGAGCTTTGAGGGCGTAACAGCCTTCGATGGCGACAACGCAGCAGCTAAGTTCTTCGGGTCGTTTTTCTCCGGCGGCGACAGCGTACTGATCCAGCGCGTCGAAGAGCAGGAAGGCCAGGTCTTCGACGGCAAGGAGTTCGAGGCCACGGTGCGTATGCTCACGCCCTCAGCCGATGGCATCGTCGGCACGCAAAACATCGCGCTGACCGTCGTCCAGTTCTTCGATGAGAGCTTCAACCTCATCACCGAGCCGTTCAATCCGGCACCCGGCATCGCTTTGAATGGCGAGGTGGCCACCATCATCGATGGTCGGATCGCCACGACGCCTACGGATACCTGGGTCGAGTCAAATCTCGCGGTCAAGGCCCCGGTTGGCACCCACGCCATCGAGATCGTCCATGTGTTCGTCCAGACGGCCAACAACTTCGAGAATGGCTTTATCGCCGAGGGTGGCGCGGTCTGGATCGACGGCAACGAGCTGGTCATGCTCACGGACATTCTCGACGCCGATATGGACGGCGACGTCGATGTCGACGACCTGGACCTCGTTTTGATGTCGGGCGGTGACGCGGACTCAACCGACCCGATCGACATCAACCAGGACGGCAGCATCACCTCGCAGGACGCCCTGGACTGGCTGACCGAATACGGCAGCCTTCCCGGCGACACCAACCTCGACGGAGAGGTCGATCTGATCGATCTGTCGGCCCTGGCGAGCAACTTTGATACGGCTGGTGACGGCTGGGCCACGGGCGACTTCAATGGCGACGGGGTTGTAGACCTCATCGATCTCTCGACACTCGCCAGCAACTTCGGCAACTCTGCTAGCGCTGTTCCTATCCCTGAGCCAGCTTCTGCAGTCCTCCTCGGTCTCGCAGCCCTGGCGCTGCGTCGCCGGTGA
- a CDS encoding PEP-CTERM sorting domain-containing protein (PEP-CTERM proteins occur, often in large numbers, in the proteomes of bacteria that also encode an exosortase, a predicted intramembrane cysteine proteinase. The presence of a PEP-CTERM domain at a protein's C-terminus predicts cleavage within the sorting domain, followed by covalent anchoring to some some component of the (usually Gram-negative) cell surface. Many PEP-CTERM proteins exhibit an unusual sequence composition that includes large numbers of potential glycosylation sites. Expression of one such protein has been shown restore the ability of a bacterium to form floc, a type of biofilm.): MKSLLTTTCLVAVVGMSSVASANMLNNPGFEDPLGFDFSVATNWNGFFGGPPGVTLAAFNDVLPASEANSGNQALFLRITGNTDNPTVPTTPGFDSFTGHVQQIPGISAGVEYVASIFAKEIVNSGNAVEFRIEWFDAGDGPLGSNQILLQDDLTSEYQQFEVSAVAPPTATRANVVLAVQSFVNDGVFANIQIAADDASFGIVPEPASAALLALGGLAAFRRR; the protein is encoded by the coding sequence ATGAAGAGTCTGCTCACCACCACCTGCCTCGTTGCCGTCGTCGGCATGTCGTCGGTTGCTTCGGCGAACATGCTGAACAACCCCGGCTTCGAAGACCCGCTGGGCTTTGATTTCTCGGTTGCCACCAACTGGAACGGTTTCTTTGGAGGCCCTCCCGGAGTGACCCTCGCGGCGTTCAACGACGTGCTCCCAGCGTCGGAGGCCAACTCCGGCAACCAGGCGCTGTTCCTTCGGATCACCGGCAACACGGATAATCCGACTGTGCCCACTACACCCGGCTTTGACTCGTTCACCGGTCACGTGCAGCAGATCCCTGGCATCTCCGCTGGCGTCGAGTATGTCGCCTCGATCTTCGCCAAGGAGATCGTCAACTCGGGCAACGCCGTTGAGTTCCGCATCGAGTGGTTTGATGCGGGTGACGGCCCTCTCGGATCGAACCAGATCCTGCTTCAGGATGATCTGACCTCGGAGTACCAGCAGTTCGAGGTGTCCGCCGTGGCTCCTCCGACCGCGACCCGTGCGAACGTCGTGCTCGCCGTGCAGAGCTTCGTCAATGACGGTGTGTTCGCCAACATCCAGATCGCGGCGGATGACGCCTCGTTTGGCATCGTCCCCGAGCCGGCCTCAGCGGCTTTGCTGGCGCTCGGTGGCCTCGCCGCCTTCCGTCGTCGCTAA